The proteins below are encoded in one region of Bifidobacterium dentium JCM 1195 = DSM 20436:
- a CDS encoding type I polyketide synthase encodes MNAFFLDRLNSEPHALAFAGQSTPWPVALADQSTNPVLDGELHAHAAAAQALLYPVAADLLATTGRPVDLFGFEANPARLGDAASAAASVPGIALTQLGALIDAAELGYNPAKAKPIAVLGHSQGVLAVHMVQAIEQAGSIAAATAQIDEILAIATLIGVAGTRQARQLGLAARHGEATPMLSVKDITRAQVDALIARVSGVHGPIAVAVANSATHYVLSGYPEDLAAFGVEVAKEHRRQAKLREEKVRGGRVFDPVLEYLDVTLPFHSPLMAEAVSQTVSWAQSCGIDADHARELAAEVLFNHVDWAARVSALMKSTDPSALWVLDFGPGATVGKLFSTVAQGTGVGVVEAFTTADRGALSTLETSPERTQNWTRFAPSVIHTAAGDKVRTAFTELTGKAPVLLAGMTPTTVEPEIVAAAANAGYWAELAGGGQVTASVFDRHVAKLEEELEEGRTVEFNAMFMDRYLWNLQFGSQRIVPKKRASGTPIDGVVISAGIPEFDEAVELIHSLNADGFPYVSFKPGTIDQIRQVVRIAKAVAPTKVLIEVEGGSAGGHHSWESLDDLLLSTYAEVREQSNLVLVAGGGIGTPERGADYITGEWSTEYGRPLMPVDGVLVGTAVMTAKEAHTSAEVKRMLVNTPGIDAKGAAGDPFAPLGEQWVPSGQALGGVTSGLSHLHADIYELENSSARCGRLLVRVMKHPEELESRREEIIEALNATAKPYFGDLKTMTYLQWAQRFADLSFPWADETYADRFLHLLQRIEARVTEQESGEFTSLFASRADVQADPHAAIAKLGEAYPQADELTVTPMDEAWFPTLVREYPKPMPFVPVIDNDLLRWWGQDQLWQSEDPRYSADSVRIIPGPISVAGITTVDEPVADILGRFESAMVQRVAAHDVAKDLSAFAQLGAATCAEEFIRKSPNISWVGHLMANPAYGTDNGDADYEIRKVGTNGDVEQYDLDIHLDTYWDNDPDGGASKHAVRDIVIPLNVNGTEAGLFPVVDRDRLPEHVYRMLADTAGIGNIAITGDKLTAMPTIERMEDAADRPFGEAHTQYTLSANLGFDHEAATGGALPNDLVPSRIAPDALVGPAWPAIYAALGSVYVKGFPVIEGLLNAVHLDHLVELEVNEDELLEHTGETIALTSWAEDYFESASGRVVTIHVTHTAEDGTLLANETERFAIRGRAYSDALPPEAPDYGGLDAEIESTPRRLLRRVTVTAPHEMTAFARTSGDFNPIHTSHRGAAVSGLTAPLVHGMWLSATAQYAVQALDDKGAHYEIAGWTYNMYGMVQLDDEVEISIERVGRVAHSGMVLEVTSRIDGNIVSRATAIVRAPKSAFVYPGQGIQKQGMVLDERAKSAAARDVWERADKLTRSRLGFSILAVVRDNPKELTANGVTYRHPEGLLNLTQFTQVALATVAFAQTARLREAGADIWPAYFAGHSLGEYNALSSFANVIPLETVLELVFHRGSTMHHLIPRDEKGRSNYRMGALRPNQFGVGDDGVREYVESIAKASGEFLEIVNYNLAGQQYAVAGTIAGLKALQADAARRVAECGGKPAFMLVPGIDVPFHSTLLRKGVPEFRDKLDALLPAHIDYRGRLVGRYIPNLVAAPFAMTKEFAARILEVVPSERIKAALDDPQVWDSYAEDDQKLGRLLLTELLSWQFASPVRWIETQALLFSSVEQGGCGIEEYVEVGLGNAPTLANLGAKTLRLPQFSGRDVTVYNVGRDEGRVYMTDSDSLVAQDDADDSAVAEAVVQTAAQAATQDASPAQPAAAPASVAAAPSAPAGAPSGANVADMPFKAADAIAMLLAYSAKVRPDQIGDSDTTDTLTNGVSSRRNQLLMDISSELGVASVDGAAEATVKALSALVNKVAPNYKAFGPVLADIVRDRVRGLFGAAGVKLGQITKRVTDTWQLGEGWASHVVAALVLETREGASSRGGDLASLTAAAASNAAEANALIDAAVQKVASDRGVAVSMPSAGGASGGAVVDSAALDAFAAKVTGADGVLASTARFVLDQLGVAAPVADEPADEGSAVVAAVEAELGSDWPKQVEPRFDARKAILFDDRWASAREDLARAYYDNDASILDGGFVGLGKAIAAEADWYADRIASEGETTRSALATAFRHVAIEALNGISDDASASRFAGDVAVVTGVAPNSIAAQVVNGLLAGGATVVATSHSFKPSVKAWAKQTYREHAAGDARLWLVPANLSSYRDVDALVQWVGNVQKKTSGATTTILKPAYEPSLFFPFAAPPVHGTLADSGELFESQARLMLWGVERAIAGLAKIGADTDVQHKLHVILPGSPNRGIFGGDGAYGEVKSSFDAIVNRARAEKAWSGRVTFAHPKIGWVRGTGLMGGNDPLVAVVERHGLKTYSTAEIAVKLLDLATRESREEAVRAPLDVDLTGGLGAEPIDIRALRAEAMADAEAKAAEQIGSQDADGSTPEGAMLIKALPSPRAPRQAAVDLKDWQNVTARPEDEIVIVSVGELGPWGSGRTRFEAELGIHADGRVDLSAGAVLELAWNMGLLTWNDSPKPGWYDADGNLVPEEDIAERYHDEVVARSGIRPFDEGMGGDYQGGTDEEEAEVFLDHDVTFAVPTRQIAEEYVKLDEAHTSIAADAESGEWNVTRHAGSMIRVPRRAAMTRTVGGQFPKGFDPVKWGIPASMVGDVDKIALWNIVTTVDAYLSAGFTPTEILEAVHPSMVASTQGTGFGGMASMRKLYLDRFLNHEIPTDILQEALPNVVAAHVMQSYIGGYGNMIQPVSACATAAVSLEEGADKIALGKADFVVTGAIDDIGVESVIGFGNMNATANSEEMYAKGIDARFFSRANDRRRGGFVESQGGGTILLTRGDVALKLGLPVAGVIGFVHSYADGAHTSIPAPGLGALAAGMGGKDSKLVHDLARLGVTPDDIAVVSKHDTSTNANDPNESELHNTLAHAIGRTDGNPLFVISQKSLTGHAKGGACIFQVNGLTQLFKSGVVPANAALDCVDPKLERDDHMVWLREPLKIGAVKAGLATSLGFGHVSGFAAIVNPGAFEASVAYTAGREALKTWRERANARLAAGQRRLEEGMMGRAALYEPIDNRRFHEDGRGYDAHEVEKAMLLDPNARLGASGYFEA; translated from the coding sequence ATGAACGCCTTTTTTCTCGATCGACTGAACAGCGAGCCGCACGCGCTCGCCTTCGCCGGCCAGTCCACGCCGTGGCCCGTGGCGCTTGCCGACCAGAGCACCAATCCGGTGCTCGACGGTGAGCTGCACGCTCATGCCGCTGCGGCACAGGCCCTGCTCTACCCGGTGGCCGCGGACCTGCTGGCCACCACGGGACGTCCGGTCGACCTGTTCGGCTTCGAGGCGAATCCGGCCCGTCTTGGCGACGCCGCATCCGCGGCGGCCAGCGTTCCGGGCATTGCGCTCACCCAGTTGGGTGCGCTGATCGACGCCGCCGAACTCGGCTACAATCCGGCCAAGGCCAAGCCGATCGCCGTGCTTGGCCACTCTCAGGGCGTGCTTGCCGTACATATGGTTCAGGCCATCGAACAGGCCGGTTCCATCGCGGCGGCCACCGCGCAGATCGATGAGATTCTTGCGATCGCTACGCTGATCGGTGTTGCCGGAACCCGCCAGGCCCGTCAGTTGGGGCTTGCCGCCCGTCATGGCGAGGCGACTCCGATGCTGTCGGTCAAGGACATCACCCGTGCCCAAGTGGATGCGCTGATCGCACGTGTTTCCGGCGTGCACGGTCCGATCGCCGTGGCCGTGGCCAATTCCGCCACGCATTACGTGCTGTCGGGCTATCCCGAAGATCTTGCCGCATTCGGCGTGGAGGTCGCCAAGGAGCATAGGCGTCAGGCCAAGCTGCGTGAGGAGAAGGTGCGCGGCGGTCGTGTGTTCGATCCGGTGCTCGAATATCTTGACGTGACCCTGCCATTCCACAGCCCGCTGATGGCCGAAGCTGTTTCACAGACTGTTTCATGGGCGCAATCCTGCGGCATTGATGCCGATCATGCCCGTGAGCTTGCCGCCGAGGTGCTGTTCAACCATGTGGATTGGGCCGCCCGTGTGAGCGCCCTGATGAAGTCCACCGATCCGAGTGCCTTGTGGGTACTGGACTTCGGTCCCGGCGCCACCGTGGGCAAACTGTTCTCCACCGTGGCCCAAGGTACGGGCGTCGGTGTGGTGGAAGCCTTCACCACGGCCGATCGCGGTGCGCTGTCCACCTTGGAGACCTCACCGGAACGCACCCAGAATTGGACCCGTTTTGCGCCGAGCGTCATCCATACCGCTGCCGGCGACAAGGTACGTACCGCGTTCACCGAGCTCACCGGCAAGGCTCCGGTGTTGCTCGCCGGCATGACCCCGACCACCGTGGAGCCGGAAATCGTCGCCGCTGCCGCCAACGCCGGCTACTGGGCGGAACTCGCAGGCGGCGGCCAGGTGACCGCCAGTGTGTTCGACCGCCATGTGGCCAAACTCGAGGAGGAGCTCGAGGAAGGTCGCACCGTCGAATTCAACGCCATGTTCATGGACCGCTATCTGTGGAACCTGCAGTTCGGTTCCCAGCGCATCGTGCCGAAGAAGCGTGCCAGCGGCACCCCCATCGACGGCGTGGTCATCTCCGCCGGCATTCCGGAATTCGATGAAGCCGTGGAACTCATCCACAGCCTCAATGCCGATGGCTTCCCGTATGTGAGCTTCAAGCCGGGCACCATCGACCAGATTCGTCAGGTCGTACGCATCGCCAAGGCCGTGGCCCCCACCAAGGTGCTGATCGAAGTCGAAGGCGGCTCCGCCGGCGGGCATCATTCCTGGGAGTCCCTTGACGATCTGCTGCTGAGCACCTATGCCGAAGTGCGTGAACAGTCCAATCTCGTGCTCGTGGCCGGTGGCGGCATCGGTACGCCGGAACGTGGCGCCGACTACATCACCGGTGAATGGTCCACCGAATACGGTCGTCCGCTCATGCCGGTGGACGGCGTGCTTGTCGGCACCGCCGTCATGACCGCCAAAGAGGCCCACACCAGTGCGGAAGTCAAGCGGATGCTCGTCAACACTCCGGGCATCGACGCCAAGGGAGCCGCCGGCGATCCGTTCGCCCCGCTGGGTGAGCAGTGGGTGCCGAGCGGCCAGGCCTTGGGCGGGGTGACCTCCGGACTGAGCCACCTGCATGCCGACATCTACGAGCTGGAGAACTCCTCCGCCCGCTGCGGCCGTCTGTTGGTGCGCGTCATGAAGCATCCCGAGGAGCTGGAAAGCCGTCGCGAAGAGATCATCGAAGCGCTGAACGCCACCGCCAAGCCGTATTTCGGTGATTTGAAAACCATGACCTACCTTCAGTGGGCCCAGCGTTTCGCCGACCTTTCCTTCCCATGGGCCGACGAGACCTACGCCGACCGTTTCCTGCACCTGCTGCAACGCATCGAAGCGCGCGTCACCGAGCAGGAAAGCGGTGAGTTCACGTCGCTGTTCGCCTCCCGCGCCGACGTGCAGGCCGATCCGCACGCCGCCATCGCCAAGCTGGGCGAAGCCTATCCGCAGGCCGATGAGCTGACCGTCACCCCGATGGACGAGGCCTGGTTCCCGACCTTGGTGCGCGAGTATCCCAAGCCCATGCCGTTCGTGCCGGTCATCGACAACGATCTGTTGCGCTGGTGGGGTCAGGACCAACTATGGCAGTCGGAGGACCCTCGCTACTCCGCCGATTCGGTGCGTATCATTCCGGGTCCGATCTCCGTTGCCGGCATCACCACCGTCGACGAGCCGGTGGCCGACATCCTTGGCCGGTTCGAATCGGCCATGGTGCAGCGTGTCGCCGCGCATGACGTTGCGAAAGACCTGAGTGCCTTCGCGCAGCTGGGTGCCGCGACTTGCGCCGAGGAGTTCATCCGCAAGTCGCCGAACATCTCCTGGGTCGGCCATCTTATGGCCAATCCGGCGTACGGCACCGATAACGGCGACGCCGATTATGAAATCCGTAAGGTCGGCACGAACGGCGACGTCGAACAGTACGATCTCGACATCCACCTCGACACCTACTGGGACAACGATCCGGACGGCGGCGCCTCCAAGCATGCCGTGCGTGACATCGTGATCCCGCTCAACGTCAACGGCACCGAAGCCGGTCTGTTCCCGGTCGTGGACCGCGACCGCCTGCCGGAACATGTGTATCGCATGCTCGCCGACACCGCAGGCATCGGCAACATCGCCATCACCGGCGACAAGCTCACCGCCATGCCGACGATCGAACGAATGGAAGACGCCGCCGACCGTCCGTTCGGCGAAGCGCACACGCAGTATACGTTGTCGGCCAACCTCGGCTTCGACCATGAAGCGGCCACCGGTGGTGCGCTGCCGAACGACCTTGTGCCGTCCCGCATCGCCCCCGATGCGCTTGTCGGGCCGGCATGGCCGGCCATCTATGCGGCCCTCGGTTCCGTATATGTCAAGGGCTTCCCGGTCATCGAAGGCCTGCTCAACGCCGTGCATCTCGACCATCTTGTGGAACTCGAAGTGAACGAGGACGAACTCCTCGAACACACCGGCGAAACGATCGCCCTCACCAGCTGGGCCGAAGACTACTTCGAGTCCGCTTCCGGACGTGTCGTGACCATCCACGTCACCCACACCGCCGAAGACGGCACCCTGCTGGCCAATGAAACCGAGCGTTTCGCCATCCGCGGCCGCGCATACTCCGACGCATTGCCGCCGGAAGCGCCGGATTACGGCGGGCTCGATGCCGAAATCGAAAGCACCCCGCGTCGTCTGCTACGCCGTGTCACGGTGACCGCCCCGCACGAGATGACCGCCTTCGCGCGCACCTCCGGCGACTTCAATCCGATTCACACCTCCCATCGCGGCGCCGCAGTCTCCGGCTTGACGGCCCCGCTGGTACACGGCATGTGGCTGTCCGCGACCGCGCAGTACGCGGTGCAGGCGCTCGACGACAAGGGCGCACATTATGAGATCGCCGGCTGGACCTACAACATGTACGGCATGGTGCAGCTTGACGACGAAGTGGAAATCTCCATTGAGCGTGTGGGTCGTGTGGCCCACTCAGGCATGGTGCTGGAAGTGACCAGCCGCATCGACGGCAACATCGTCTCCCGCGCGACCGCCATCGTGCGCGCGCCGAAGTCCGCCTTCGTCTACCCCGGTCAGGGCATCCAGAAGCAGGGCATGGTGCTCGATGAGCGTGCCAAGTCCGCTGCCGCCCGCGACGTATGGGAGCGTGCGGACAAGCTCACCCGCAGCAGGCTCGGCTTCTCGATTCTCGCCGTCGTACGCGATAATCCGAAGGAGCTGACCGCCAACGGCGTAACCTACCGTCATCCGGAAGGTCTGCTCAACCTTACCCAGTTCACGCAGGTGGCGCTCGCCACCGTGGCCTTTGCCCAGACCGCGCGTCTGCGCGAAGCCGGTGCCGATATCTGGCCGGCCTATTTCGCCGGTCATTCGCTGGGCGAATACAATGCGCTGAGCTCCTTTGCGAACGTGATCCCGCTGGAAACCGTGCTTGAGCTCGTGTTCCACCGTGGTTCTACCATGCACCATCTCATTCCTCGCGATGAGAAGGGCCGTTCCAACTACCGCATGGGTGCGCTTCGCCCGAATCAGTTCGGCGTGGGCGACGACGGCGTGCGTGAGTACGTCGAGTCCATCGCGAAGGCCTCGGGTGAGTTCCTTGAGATCGTGAACTACAACCTTGCCGGACAGCAGTATGCCGTGGCCGGCACCATCGCGGGCTTGAAGGCACTGCAGGCCGATGCCGCCCGCCGCGTCGCCGAATGTGGAGGCAAGCCGGCGTTCATGCTGGTGCCGGGCATCGACGTGCCGTTCCATTCCACGCTGTTGCGCAAGGGCGTGCCGGAATTCCGCGACAAGCTCGACGCATTGCTGCCGGCGCATATCGACTATCGCGGCCGCTTGGTCGGTCGCTATATCCCGAATCTGGTGGCTGCCCCGTTCGCGATGACGAAGGAATTCGCGGCCAGGATTCTCGAGGTTGTACCATCCGAACGGATCAAGGCCGCGCTCGACGATCCGCAGGTGTGGGATTCCTACGCCGAGGACGATCAGAAGCTCGGCCGACTGCTGCTCACCGAGCTGCTGTCGTGGCAGTTCGCTTCGCCGGTACGTTGGATCGAGACGCAGGCCCTGCTGTTCTCTTCCGTGGAGCAGGGCGGTTGCGGTATCGAGGAATATGTTGAGGTCGGTCTCGGCAATGCCCCGACGCTTGCCAATCTTGGTGCCAAGACCCTGCGACTGCCGCAGTTCTCGGGTCGTGACGTGACCGTCTATAACGTCGGTCGCGATGAGGGCCGCGTATACATGACCGATTCCGATTCGCTCGTTGCGCAGGATGATGCCGACGATTCCGCTGTTGCCGAGGCGGTCGTACAGACGGCCGCGCAGGCTGCCACTCAGGATGCTTCCCCGGCTCAGCCTGCCGCCGCACCTGCATCGGTTGCAGCCGCTCCGTCGGCTCCCGCCGGTGCCCCGTCCGGTGCGAACGTCGCCGACATGCCGTTCAAGGCGGCCGACGCCATCGCCATGTTGCTGGCCTATTCCGCCAAGGTGCGCCCGGACCAAATCGGCGATTCCGATACCACCGACACCCTGACCAATGGCGTTTCCTCTCGCCGTAACCAGTTGCTTATGGACATCAGCTCCGAACTGGGAGTGGCTTCGGTCGACGGTGCCGCCGAGGCGACCGTCAAGGCGCTGAGCGCTCTGGTGAACAAAGTGGCGCCGAACTATAAGGCTTTCGGGCCGGTACTTGCCGACATCGTACGCGACCGTGTCCGTGGCCTGTTCGGCGCGGCCGGTGTAAAGCTCGGTCAGATCACCAAGCGTGTGACCGACACCTGGCAACTCGGCGAAGGATGGGCCAGCCATGTGGTGGCCGCTCTCGTGCTCGAGACCCGCGAGGGTGCCAGTTCGCGCGGCGGTGATCTTGCCTCGCTGACGGCCGCCGCGGCTTCCAATGCCGCCGAGGCCAATGCGCTGATCGATGCGGCCGTGCAGAAGGTCGCCTCCGACAGGGGTGTGGCTGTGTCCATGCCGAGCGCCGGTGGTGCGTCCGGTGGCGCAGTGGTCGATTCCGCGGCTCTGGACGCATTCGCGGCCAAGGTGACCGGTGCCGACGGCGTGCTCGCCTCCACCGCCAGATTCGTGTTGGACCAGCTGGGTGTTGCCGCGCCGGTGGCCGACGAACCAGCTGATGAGGGTTCGGCCGTGGTCGCCGCCGTCGAAGCCGAGCTTGGCTCCGACTGGCCGAAGCAGGTCGAACCACGGTTCGATGCCCGCAAGGCCATACTGTTCGATGACCGTTGGGCCTCCGCACGTGAGGATCTCGCCCGTGCCTACTACGACAACGACGCTTCCATTCTGGACGGCGGTTTCGTCGGGCTTGGCAAGGCCATTGCCGCCGAAGCCGATTGGTATGCGGACAGGATCGCGTCCGAGGGGGAGACCACGCGGTCCGCCCTCGCCACGGCCTTCCGGCATGTGGCCATCGAAGCGCTCAACGGTATCTCCGATGACGCTTCCGCCAGCAGGTTCGCAGGCGATGTCGCCGTCGTGACCGGTGTGGCTCCGAACTCCATCGCCGCTCAGGTCGTCAACGGCCTGCTTGCCGGTGGCGCGACCGTCGTCGCCACTTCGCACAGTTTCAAGCCGAGCGTGAAGGCGTGGGCCAAGCAGACCTATCGTGAACATGCCGCAGGCGACGCCAGGCTGTGGCTGGTGCCGGCGAACCTCTCCAGCTACCGCGATGTGGACGCGCTCGTGCAGTGGGTCGGCAACGTGCAGAAGAAGACTTCCGGCGCAACCACCACCATCCTCAAGCCTGCCTACGAGCCGAGCCTGTTCTTCCCGTTCGCCGCGCCGCCGGTGCATGGCACTTTGGCTGACTCCGGCGAGTTGTTCGAATCCCAGGCCCGCCTCATGCTGTGGGGCGTGGAACGTGCGATTGCCGGTCTTGCCAAGATCGGCGCCGACACCGACGTGCAGCACAAGCTGCATGTGATTCTGCCGGGTTCGCCGAACCGTGGCATCTTCGGCGGCGACGGCGCGTACGGTGAGGTGAAGAGTTCGTTCGATGCGATCGTGAACCGTGCCCGTGCCGAAAAGGCGTGGTCCGGCCGGGTCACATTCGCCCATCCGAAGATCGGTTGGGTACGCGGCACCGGTCTGATGGGTGGCAATGATCCGTTGGTCGCAGTGGTGGAACGTCACGGTCTGAAGACCTATTCGACCGCCGAGATCGCGGTGAAACTGCTCGATCTGGCCACTCGCGAATCTCGTGAGGAAGCCGTCAGGGCTCCGCTCGACGTGGATCTGACCGGCGGCCTGGGTGCCGAACCGATCGACATCAGGGCGCTTCGTGCCGAAGCCATGGCCGATGCCGAGGCCAAGGCCGCCGAGCAGATTGGATCGCAGGATGCAGACGGTTCCACGCCTGAGGGAGCCATGCTGATCAAGGCACTGCCTTCCCCGCGTGCCCCGCGCCAGGCGGCGGTCGATCTGAAGGATTGGCAGAACGTCACCGCACGTCCGGAAGACGAAATCGTCATCGTTTCCGTGGGTGAACTGGGCCCGTGGGGCTCCGGCCGCACCCGCTTCGAAGCCGAACTCGGCATCCATGCCGACGGGCGGGTCGATCTGTCCGCGGGAGCGGTGCTCGAACTCGCTTGGAACATGGGTCTGCTGACTTGGAACGACAGTCCGAAACCGGGTTGGTACGATGCCGACGGCAACCTGGTTCCCGAAGAGGACATCGCCGAACGCTACCACGACGAAGTCGTGGCCCGTTCCGGCATCCGTCCGTTCGACGAAGGCATGGGCGGCGATTATCAGGGCGGTACCGACGAGGAGGAGGCCGAAGTCTTCCTCGATCACGATGTGACCTTCGCAGTGCCGACCCGCCAGATCGCCGAAGAGTACGTCAAGCTCGACGAAGCCCACACTTCCATCGCAGCCGATGCCGAGTCGGGCGAATGGAACGTGACCCGTCATGCCGGCTCCATGATTCGCGTGCCGCGGCGCGCAGCCATGACCCGTACGGTCGGCGGCCAGTTCCCGAAGGGCTTCGATCCGGTCAAGTGGGGCATTCCGGCCTCCATGGTCGGCGACGTCGACAAGATCGCCCTGTGGAACATCGTCACCACCGTCGACGCCTACCTGTCCGCCGGCTTCACGCCGACGGAGATTCTCGAAGCCGTACACCCGTCCATGGTGGCCTCCACGCAGGGTACCGGGTTCGGCGGCATGGCCTCCATGAGGAAGCTCTATCTGGATCGTTTCCTCAACCATGAGATTCCGACCGACATCCTGCAGGAAGCCCTGCCGAACGTCGTTGCGGCACACGTGATGCAGTCCTACATCGGTGGCTACGGCAATATGATCCAGCCGGTCTCCGCCTGCGCCACCGCCGCCGTCTCCTTGGAGGAGGGCGCCGACAAGATCGCCCTCGGCAAGGCCGACTTCGTGGTCACCGGCGCAATCGACGACATCGGTGTGGAATCCGTGATTGGATTCGGCAACATGAACGCCACCGCCAATTCAGAGGAAATGTACGCCAAGGGCATCGACGCGCGCTTCTTCTCGCGCGCCAACGACCGTCGTCGCGGCGGCTTCGTGGAATCTCAAGGCGGCGGCACCATCCTGCTGACCCGTGGCGACGTCGCGTTGAAGCTGGGCCTGCCGGTCGCCGGCGTAATCGGATTCGTGCACTCCTATGCGGACGGCGCGCACACGTCCATCCCG